Proteins encoded by one window of Blautia luti:
- a CDS encoding C40 family peptidase, which translates to MKNKYLTKLLCMTLMTGMALSGPASVLAAADADAEVVSSDEFDSSGDEFTDGGDSEPDAPTPEPDPDTPTPTPVPDTPTPTPVPDTPTPTPVPDTPTPTPVPDTPTPTPVPDTPTPTPEPVTPTPTPGNLITKSAQDIIDRINALHEQTITLEKKSIVQSIRAAYETLTVEEKAQVSNYNLLTEMEASIAALEEQKKQEPANNNSFSATAQTGTPVYYASNIHAGKDFYLDSLKKNYNLTFSDDFASVMDEIEKEYKEKNKLTDVSDAENSKTTTSADGLLVRNWQDILAVYVYQQNKAGQTEYKLDSSCKGALAEIFAQMNPVVRDKQNITHVTYGNRKINYYIKKNKISKKDRKILKKYVETDCELLCAVVTASKGFVRESVGDDVSEERVNVISAAYSLVGKVGYFWGGKSTVLGVDPSWGATEMVSAEGSKSTGTLRAYGLDCSGFVTWAVINGYQNQGMQDVVGDGTSDQWEKANVVSEADAQPGDLVFQKGPEAGSDNHVGILCGKTDAGDWIAVHCSSGKNGVTVGEAYSASFRYIRQPSFYPTEEQQQEMQNSGSAITSGSDIFTSNVAVSNTLQNVLRGNGLTDGSTDNSLISAQEDFSSESSITSVSSGKIDLSKGDVTVFKPE; encoded by the coding sequence AGCTCTGATGAATTTGACTCCTCTGGAGATGAATTTACAGATGGCGGAGATTCAGAACCGGATGCCCCAACGCCGGAACCGGATCCAGATACCCCAACGCCGACGCCAGTTCCGGATACTCCAACGCCAACCCCGGTTCCGGATACTCCAACGCCAACCCCGGTTCCGGATACTCCGACGCCGACGCCAGTTCCGGATACTCCGACGCCGACGCCAGTCCCGGATACCCCGACTCCAACTCCGGAACCTGTAACTCCGACCCCGACCCCGGGAAATCTGATTACAAAGAGTGCGCAGGATATAATAGACAGGATCAATGCTCTTCACGAACAGACGATCACACTGGAGAAGAAATCTATAGTACAGAGTATCCGCGCTGCCTATGAAACACTGACAGTCGAGGAGAAAGCCCAGGTTTCCAATTATAATCTTTTGACTGAGATGGAGGCTTCCATCGCGGCATTGGAGGAACAGAAAAAACAGGAACCTGCGAACAATAATTCATTTTCAGCCACAGCTCAGACAGGAACACCTGTATATTATGCTTCGAACATTCATGCAGGCAAGGATTTCTATCTGGATAGCCTGAAGAAGAATTATAATCTTACTTTTTCTGATGATTTCGCATCTGTGATGGATGAAATTGAGAAAGAATATAAAGAAAAAAATAAACTTACAGATGTAAGTGATGCTGAGAACAGTAAAACAACTACTTCTGCAGACGGTCTTCTGGTAAGAAACTGGCAGGATATTCTGGCTGTTTATGTATACCAGCAGAACAAGGCAGGACAGACGGAATATAAACTGGATTCTTCCTGCAAGGGAGCACTGGCAGAGATCTTCGCACAGATGAATCCTGTAGTCAGGGACAAGCAGAATATTACACATGTTACTTATGGAAACCGTAAGATCAACTATTATATCAAGAAGAATAAAATTTCCAAAAAAGACCGTAAGATTCTTAAGAAATACGTAGAAACAGACTGTGAACTTCTCTGCGCAGTAGTAACTGCTTCCAAAGGATTTGTCCGTGAAAGCGTAGGAGATGATGTCTCTGAAGAGAGAGTAAATGTTATTTCAGCAGCCTATTCACTGGTGGGCAAGGTAGGATATTTCTGGGGTGGCAAGTCCACAGTTCTGGGTGTTGACCCAAGCTGGGGAGCGACAGAGATGGTTTCTGCAGAAGGAAGCAAAAGCACAGGCACACTTCGTGCATATGGTCTGGACTGCAGCGGATTTGTAACCTGGGCAGTGATCAATGGATATCAGAATCAGGGTATGCAGGATGTGGTAGGTGACGGAACCTCAGATCAGTGGGAGAAAGCCAATGTAGTCAGTGAGGCAGATGCACAGCCTGGTGATCTGGTATTCCAGAAGGGACCGGAAGCTGGCAGTGATAACCATGTAGGTATCCTTTGCGGAAAGACTGATGCAGGCGACTGGATCGCTGTACATTGTTCTTCTGGTAAGAACGGAGTTACTGTTGGAGAAGCATACAGTGCAAGTTTCCGTTATATTCGTCAGCCGTCCTTCTATCCGACAGAAGAACAGCAGCAGGAAATGCAGAACAGTGGCTCTGCTATTACATCCGGCAGTGATATTTTCACAAGCAATGTAGCAGTAAGCAATACGCTGCAGAATGTATTAAGAGGCAACGGTCTGACAGACGGCTCCACAGACAACAGTCTGATCTCAGCACAGGAAGACTTTTCCAGTGAAAGCAGCATAACATCTGTATCTTCAGGAAAGATCGATCTTTCAAAAGGTGATGTGACTGTATTTAAACCAGAATAA
- a CDS encoding transglutaminase domain-containing protein yields the protein MKRRRSPALRIITVVLLITVGIFFLLGNLEDRPVSNTASLTGENSAEEDTLIQKIQEAVSGEPQEVKELRKQQTADADEGHLEYYFGLLNENEQKAYREILEGIRGFHDKFYLSVSGNEETDRIYHAVLKDHPELFWVHNREKVYKTTYEGKDYCQFSPGYTYSEEERQQITQAMEKAYQEVLTQIPDEADDYQKVMVVYTYIIDNTDYVVSQDDQSIAGTFWKKQAVCAGYAGAVQYLLERLGVYCIYVEGDARNSTQGHAWNIVRLDGEYYYVDATNGDQPDFLEGDAVDLVEHKTTIYDYLCPFPVEYEENYTASEEFPVPVCTATDKNFYVLNGACFDSYDREHVMDLCRLRIDNDAAVVRFKFSNQEAYDAAYEDLIENNGIQDVARYYMSVHGLSEISYHYGVLDTMHTMYYMF from the coding sequence ATGAAAAGAAGGAGATCTCCTGCACTGCGGATCATAACAGTAGTTCTGCTGATAACAGTGGGAATATTTTTCCTTCTGGGGAATCTGGAAGACAGACCTGTTTCGAATACAGCAAGCTTGACAGGAGAAAATTCAGCAGAAGAGGATACGCTGATACAGAAAATTCAGGAAGCAGTTTCCGGTGAGCCGCAGGAGGTAAAGGAACTCAGGAAACAACAGACGGCAGACGCAGATGAGGGGCATCTGGAATACTATTTTGGTCTGCTGAATGAGAATGAGCAGAAAGCATACAGAGAGATCCTGGAGGGGATCCGGGGATTTCATGATAAATTTTATCTGTCTGTATCCGGTAATGAAGAAACAGACAGGATCTATCATGCAGTGCTGAAGGATCATCCGGAACTGTTCTGGGTGCATAATCGTGAGAAGGTGTATAAGACCACCTATGAAGGGAAAGATTACTGTCAGTTTTCTCCCGGATATACATATTCAGAAGAAGAAAGGCAGCAAATTACACAGGCTATGGAGAAAGCATATCAGGAAGTATTAACTCAGATTCCTGACGAAGCAGATGATTATCAGAAAGTGATGGTAGTATATACCTATATTATAGATAATACAGACTATGTGGTGTCACAGGATGATCAGAGCATAGCCGGAACTTTCTGGAAGAAACAGGCAGTGTGCGCAGGATACGCAGGTGCGGTTCAATATCTTTTGGAAAGACTTGGAGTCTACTGCATTTATGTGGAAGGAGATGCCAGAAACAGTACACAGGGACATGCATGGAATATTGTGCGTCTGGACGGGGAGTATTATTATGTAGATGCCACCAATGGAGATCAGCCGGATTTCCTGGAAGGAGATGCTGTGGATCTTGTGGAACATAAGACTACGATCTATGATTATCTTTGTCCCTTCCCGGTGGAGTATGAAGAGAATTATACTGCTTCGGAGGAATTTCCGGTTCCGGTATGTACAGCTACAGATAAGAATTTTTATGTACTGAACGGAGCCTGTTTCGACAGTTATGACAGAGAACATGTGATGGATCTGTGCAGACTCAGGATTGATAATGATGCGGCAGTAGTTCGGTTTAAATTCAGCAATCAGGAAGCATATGATGCAGCATACGAAGACCTTATAGAAAATAACGGGATCCAGGATGTTGCCAGATATTATATGAGTGTTCATGGCCTGAGTGAGATATCTTATCATTATGGTGTATTGGATACCATGCACACCATGTACTATATGTTCTAA